The Branchiostoma floridae strain S238N-H82 chromosome 6, Bfl_VNyyK, whole genome shotgun sequence genomic interval AATTCtcaggacatacatgtatatgtatgtcccACAGTTGCCTCTTGGAACTTGGAAACTGGGAaggttttttgttgttgtttttgtattaGCTGGTTCAGCTACAACTTTACTATTTAAGACAAGGTATTAACTGCACCAGACATGGCAACAATTACCCCATCCTAGTTACAGTTCAGATTTATAAGTGTTCAGTGAAGTGCTTAGAGAAAACACAGTCCTGGATAAGTATCATGTGTACACTGGAAACAGATGTGCTAAACGAAACAGTTCAATTTTGGGATGATTGTTTGGTATAAACGTTGTAATGGCTAGAATCTATTTATAACAGTTAGTCAATGAGGTTGTATCCCTGTTATTAAAGATGTCAccacacatgtatgtataaagctGTGAAACTGGAATCTTGATAACAAAGGTAACAGAGAGGAGTAGAAGGTTATCTTTAGTGTAGAATGCAGGAATTTGTGATATTGGAAGTGGAAATAGTAGCTCAGATCAAAGGAACAACTGTTTCTACCCTGCTGCATGTGTTGCTGTCTGTCAAGTAGCCAGGTCTAAAGCATTTCTTGTGATTTCTCCTATTTAACTTTAAGGTGTGACCTTTACTTATGGATTCAGTTCACCAGGAatcagagaaagaaagagaccAGACTTCAAAATATGTTGTCCACAGTTTTCGGAACACCTGatttttgtttacaattttatttttgaatGACCAAATTCAATTAGATAGTAACCATTTAACAGTTGACTTTTATTTCAACAAGGTTTCTTGATAAAAGTCTTTTTCCCAAAAGCTTAAATTGAAAAGTCAAAAGGCAACTATTTTTTAACTGCAGAAAAATATCAGTTGTTGATGATAAAATTCGCCTGGGTTTTAATACTGTAGTTTAATATGTAGAAGTGTCCAGTAAAATGTTTACTGGGTATCAGTAGACATCCAGGCCACATGGAACTGGTTTCCTCCCAACCTGCCATGGCAGCCTGTCTGTTGTTGTGGATTACTGGCTGCCGCAGGTAATGAGAAACACACCAGTTCTGAGAACCCCTCCCCCAAGAGATTTGGACTTCAAGTTGGAGGACAACAAGGACAGATTGTGATCAACAACTCTGTTGATTACATTTTGGGAACCTTTTTGTTGAATATGGTGTTCTGTGTTTTAGCAGAAACAGTTAGTCCTAGGTGTGTATTCACCTTCCAAAAGAAGTACAAGAGTTGTATTTGAAAGCAACAATACAGGTGTAACAGGCTGGaatatagcctggataccagacccttgCCCAATCTCTCGTGTGGCCACATGGATATTTTTGTGGGCtggggtctggcatccaggctagttgGAATATACCCCAGGCCATTCTGGCAGGGGTTTATTCTTATCTGCTTCACCCATTCTgttgtttccaaaaataattggTGCTAGTGATAGACACATTTTCAAAGTATGTTTTTGACATTGAACCTGTACTGCAACTCTAGAAAAGGAGATGTTTTTGAGAGTTATATGCTGATGAGTCATGATTTCTGTTCCATTTCTCCGCAGGCTAACCTACCACTTCTCCAGCGAGAACTTCTCCACTGTGCCCGCATGGCCAAGCAGACGCCAGCGCAGTACCTCAGTCAGAACGAGCACATCCTTCTCAACACAGACACCTCCCCCGTCGACTCCTCAGACATCATCATGGATGTCAACGAGAACGGCAAGAGAAGAACCCCCGACAGGTGAGCCTCAGAATCTGGagattttatatcattatgtatgCAGACCTTTTTGttctatgtacaaatgtatgaaacCACTGGGTTATGTACAGGTCGCTACAAAAGAATAGTTGACAGATAACCGTTACattgcatatgtgtgtgtgcgtgtgtttccGCCAAACACAAGAATTGTATTCTACTACAGTGTAAGTGTATTCAACTTAATAGTTTTCCTAGACTTCTTACTGTGAACTCATCACAATGGTAACATATCTTCTGTCATGTCTTCCACTGTGTTACACATATTTTGTTCATTCTAGTAAAGCAATAAGACTTGTTGCTGATATTTCCCAAGTTTTCCATGACAGTATTGTGCTTGGTATTGACCGGTACATGTACGAGTACTTACAAAGGACACTGTGATGCTATATCAGCCATTCCTACAGACCAAAAGAGAACGGCGTGGAACCGATGGACGACCCCCGCCACCCTGCCAAACGACACTGCACGGTCAGCCCTGGCCAGCACCGCGTTTCTCCGGGCACCagcgccccccaccccaccctgcATGGgcaccaccccctccccccgccccaCCACCAGGGGGAGGGGTACATGAGGGACATGCCGCACCACCCCAGGGAGTCACGGGATCATCGGGACCCACGGGATCCCCGGGACATCAGATCTGGATCCGGATCAGGCCAACAATCCAAGTAAGAtttatatatggcctccttttggtcaatattgaccataggTAAAAAAATCCTAAtcgatatcagccctacagcatgaacagtggctaaacagtcctatacgagaatgacagtctctgccacactgggcacatctgtaagcttaCTCAGGTTTGTTacagagttcttttcgcaggatccacTTTTCTTCTGCAATGCGCATCAGTCTGCCATGTGCATCAGTCTCTTTTCTCAATGTAAGAACACCCAAAACAACTGTCTTTGTTTAGAGTTTCTGGAACCTTTCACCAAAGCTTTACAGGTGTCATGTCCAGATTTTGGTTGACTATAGCTGattcatgtgtgtgtgctttcAGCAGAGACCACGACAGGGAGCACTTTGAGGGACGTTACCCCGTGCACCCCCGCCTCCCGTACGACCCGAGAGAGTACGAGCGGGGCAGCCACCGGATGTACGACTCGCACCATCCCAACGGGTCGTGGGAGGACGAGTGGAAACATGTGGAACAGGTACTTTGCCATTTATTGTTTCAGAAGTTATATATATTAGTGTTGGACAGAAtaagtagtagtagaagtagcacTAGTAGAAAGGTTTATTTCTTCCTCTTACCTGAAGGCCAAATCATCAGGCTTGTTAACGTGAAAATTAAACAGATTATGATATACACACTctcaaatttcatcaaatcCTCGAAAGAATTATTACATTCTGCTTGGTATGCTTCAAACTACAAGTTCTAAAATAAAGCGTCAGTCCTTGAACttttaaaagatttgttttgCAGAGAATAACATTTTTAATAGCCATGACAGCTGACCATTGTCTGCTCTTTCAGATGCTACACTGCGTGGCCGGGATGGTGGACAAGACGTTGAGAGCCATCGCGTCCTTGCGACATCGATCCGTCCAGGAACGGGAGGAGATGCTGATGTGGTCGCGGCGATGTGCCGAGGGAGCGGACCACGAGATGAAGAAACGTGCTGGCGAGATGATGGCGCACACCATTCGTCAGACTGAGGACAGGGTCAGCGAGGTCAAAAGAAGAGCAGGTTGGTACATTTTGTGCTCTGGCAGTTTTTCGTCTGGCCACTATTGCAAGTGTCATTCTCTTAACACACAAACCTTCCTCACAAAAGAAATGTGTCCTCTACAATGAATAATTATGACAACAATAAAACTTGCACATTGTACTAACACTACTGACATTAAATGAATCAAGATTagttcttgcaacaacttaagTGCAAAGTCGCTCACAACCTTGCAGAGAAGCTTGTCAAAATGCACCAAAATATTGTTTGATTCATCCGAGTAACAGCTAGCTCTGGTACCAGCCTATGTTATTAACTCATGTTTGCTCCTTATCtggtcattaaaaaaaactaccttAATGAGGCTGGTAGTTTGGTATTTGAAAGCACTTGGATTATTGTATGTACCTGCACTTGTGTGTCTCCCATTTTCTTTCTAGCTAAGAGCTTGTATGTCAAGAGTTATAGATAGTGAAATTTGGCCTCTTTTCAGAAATGTACCAAGCTCAAATGGCCAGGACCTTTCCCTTCTACAATAGACCTCGACCAGGTAAGCGTTTTTAATTCCAGTCttaaaagaaaatactgtaagcTAGCTTGGAGGGTAGCGGGATGTAGCCTTGACGATTTAAGAAAACTTGAAGAAACCTCTGAAGTCTCAAACTGCTAACTGTCAGCTTAAGAACAGATTAAAGTTGTGTGTGCTCGGAGTTCCCTTTCAACTGCACAATTACAACTAACAATCCCAAGGTTGTTCAGCTAGCTTTTGGGTGTGTCCTAGTGGGTTTACAGAGGGTTGGATAGTCATAATTGGGTTGTTGAAAGGAAACCGTGTGTAAAGATTGGAGTGTGTACATTCTGTGGCCCTCCGAAGCTAGCTTCTGTACCAGGCACGAGGCGGGTGTCcgactgtctcccttgtgttcTGCAGAAGAAGCTGTGAACGAGGTGAAACGCCAGGCTGTGATCGAGCTCCAGAAGGCTGTGGCGGCGGCAGAACAGAAGGCAAGTGAGCTTGTGGCGGCCGAGCGGGCCAAGATGGAACGTGCTGTGGCGGACGCTCGTCGTCAGGCACAGGACGAAGCCAACCAACAGCAGGAAAGCTCCAGTGAGGTAACGTGGAGTTCCAGCGCTCTACACTGATGGCAACATGAGAAAATGTCGATGTAGCATGAAATGTCTCCATCCGTCCCACGGCCGCTAAAACCACCCAACGAACAACATTCctgtttttcatttgtttcctttctaCAAACCATAGCAACTGTAGTAACATCCAAAATCTGTGTCATTCCGAAGAAAACTTTCTGAAACAAGAAGAAACAAATGATTATGTAGGGCCTGGAGGAAATAGTGCTTACATCTGTGTCCAAACTTGTAGCATTGATCAATGTGTAGAGCTCTGACTTCAGTTACATACCTCATTGGTAGCTTTTTTCTTTGGTGCAGAGCTCTGTTTCTTGTGACAGTTCACAATTGGTGTGGTTTGCAACTAACCCTAAAGGAGAGCTTCATACTAATAACTACTATTTAAAGTCTAATCAAGGGTCTGAAATTTCTTAATGTATTATTTGACGGTGGCTACTGTTGTGTTTTAGGAAAGAAGCCTTTTAGAATATGGCTTTACCTTTTTCTATCTATATGGTGTTAAAGTATATCTAAAGATAATTTCTCCTTCTATGTTAAGGAGTATCTAAACTAAGCTTTTCTTTTTCCTATCTTTCTGCTGTTTTTGTATATGGTGtatctttgtggtgttttggaaGTATCTTTCTCTTTCTATCTTTTTGCTGTTTGGGTATATCTAAAGAAGATAATTTCTCTTTGTGGTGATAAGGAGTCTAGCTGCTGTTTTTGTATATCTAAAGAAGACAATTTCTCTATCTTTGTGGTATTTAGGAGTATCTTTCCTTTTCCTAtctttctgttgtttttgtatatcTAAGGAAGACAATTTCTCCTTTATCTTTGTGGTATTTTCCTTTTCCTGTCTCTCTGCTGTTTGGATATATCTAAGGAAGGCATTTCCTCCTCCTTGTATCTTTCTACCATTTGGATATATCTAAAGAAGGCGTGCCTCTCCCCATACACAGAATTGCTGGAACTGCGGCCGCAAGGCGAGCGAGACGTGCAGCGGGTGCAATGTCGCCCGTTACTGCGGCTCCTTCTGCCAGCACAAGGACTGGGAGAACCACCACCGCATCTGCGGGACACAGGTACGCCACGCCCTGCAACCCTTGCCATGTACGCGTAAAGAAGGCTCAGAAAGTCTTTCCTGTATTGTGCAATCAGACTGTACAAGACAATTTAACAGTAATGACTTAGCTATTGCATGAATCTGGAAAACGCACAAATAAATATGTAAAGTGAATAGATTTTAAGTGTGCAATGAGCTAGTTTTGAAGCAGTCGATGGATTGGATGGCTTTATGTGGAATATGTTGTAAACCAATCGTAATAAGGACACAAGTCAGGTTGTCTTATACCTGCAAGGTCATATGACTGAATAGAAAACCATTGAAAACCATTTCAGTTATTCTAGAAACAAATGGCCTTCTACACTCCTTGACAAGAtttatgatactattttatggcactgtaggatctgcttgaagataacaaGCTTATTACAAACTTTCTCTGGCTTTCCATTGTTGTTGTGCAATGACTGACAGCAATGCCCCCTATCTCTCCAACGTAGGCACTGCAGCAGCAAGCTGCAGCTGGTACCGACGCAGCCGCTGCAACCACTTCCGCTACCACTCCGCCAACTGTCGCTAGTCCCGTGGAGTCCGTCAAGTCCGTCACCACCACAACGTCGCGATCAGGTTCTCCCGTGGAGAAAGCAGAGGCCCGCTAGGCCTGCTTATGGAAGAACATTCAATGTTATGTATTCATACAGAGATATAGGATACTACTAAGGGACAGACTTCTACATCTACACTCAACTGTTGTagtaaaaaaagagaaagtgTTCTAATGAACAGACTTCTACTAGTATTGCCAACCTCGTGTTATATTCATGTATATCAGGGATTGCTTGAGATGTGTCCATTTGAACTGCTAAGCTATAGCCAGTGCAGGGTTTGACACAGGGTTTAGAAATGGAAGCCTAAGTGCAAGTTGTCCTGTGCTGTATGTGACCACGTTGTACATTACAGTACCCCTGTGTCTGAAGACTGTTCTCCAAAGTATCATGATAGCTGGTTAGTGCATAGGTCGGCCAAAGCAGAAAAGGAGATCTAACAGTGCAGACCACTCCatgcgattttttttcttggagtTGGTTGTTTCAAGTAAAAAACAACCAGTTTTGAGCAGTCTCGTACACTTGTGAAGTTACTGAAAATGTGTATAGATGGAGTTGAGTTTTCCcaagaagagaagagaaaagGCCAGTGGGTAATGCCAGACATCGTCACCAGCAAAGCTTGTTTGACGTCCTATTTGGACCTTATTCATGCACATTTTCAGGAAAATTCCTTGGTCAGCATGCAGAATTTCTGTACTCTTGTCCAACCAAAAGAGAGCAGAGAAGAAAGAACTGAAGGCAGTGTGGGCTGAGATGACTAAACCCTCCACTTGGTCCCATTTCTGTTGTGTGTGGCAGTTGCACAGCTCACATGACACAAGCTAGAGTTGTAGTAGCGATGACAATCCTTAGTTTCTCATAAAAAATTGCCAGCCACATTCTATCAATGTCTGCCGTATATAGACAAGCATTCTTCTCACAGGCTACAGTATATCTCACTGGCTATAGTTTTCAACAGTCACCTGATATTTTAGATAAAGAAGTCTTAAGAAGTCATTGTCAAGTGCAGTATCGATTGTTGTGATCTCAACAATATCATGTCTTGAGATAAAGAACTACTAGAATAAGGTTGCTCTGCACATACGAGTTCGTTTGTCTGTAAGTGTACCTTCAAAAGAGTATGTTCACGGCACCACCTAGTTCAGAATGCTTTGACAGAATTTCTGTGGGAATGCGCTAAAAGTACTGTGTTCTTCTCATCTTGGCACCTTGTTTCATATGGCCTATTTGTCACAGTACTTTTGACTTAAAACTTACCCGATAATAGTGTTATTTTGGTGCTGTTAACCATTCACTGGACCAAACTTTGTGGAAAGCACCCCCTGTATAAATGTAAACTGTGTATTCTTAGGGCACAACAAGCTCAAACCTAGTGTTGAGCGAAGTACATAATACTTATTTATCccactgtatgtacatatattacaactattttctttatttgtgtCTACTGCAGAAGAGTAATATATATTTAACAGTTTCTCCGGTGCTTGGAGGGTTAAGATGGCAATGTGTGAGGTTTAATGATTGTGGTCTCTGCAATAACATAAGAGTCGTTAGTTGAGTGTACCGCTAACACCAGTATGTACTTAATACTGACATCATTGGAATCAATGCTCAAGTGTAATATGTTTTAGGATGATGAAATCTCCTTCTTTGTGAACATGTATTGTGTTCAGATGTATGTTGCAGTTGTCTATGGTGTTACTTTGTCGACTGAGACATAGGAAATTATTGTGACTAATTCTTGCAGTTGCACGGCTAAAGGCGTTTCAGGATGTACAGATTTTACTGACTGATTTTCACCCTTTAAAACTGAATTCGATGTCTCTGCATCGTGCAAGATGTACTGTAGTAGCAGACGTGGTACAGATAATTATGGAAAAGTTCCACTGTTCCAGCACAAGTAGGATAGGTTGGACCGACAAAGAATTGAGCGGCCACCTGGTTCTGGTAGTGTAATGAGACTTATACATGACCTTTGACTCAAGAGAGTTTGTGTCCACTGTGTAGAAGGGTCAGAGTTTAAAGGTTATGACTTGCCAAGTGTGACACTATGTTGATAGTTTCTGCCATTGGATGTGATACATGTGCTCGTGAGTGCTTGTGGAAAGAGTTCTCCTGCTTCTGTCTATAGATATCATACTCTATGGATCTCTGTTGTTCTCTCTTCATCACAGACTACATACAAGGCTCTGTGTGATTGAACCAAGTCCTGTCAAAGATGTCGTACAAGTAGCTGTGCTAATCAGGAACTGTTGAACTGTTGCCAGATATCCATTGTTGATACTAAAAATTTTACAAAGAGCTGCCTTTATATGACATAATTCCCAGTGGAGTTAAAAAAAGTAGCAGACGTCGATGTCGTCAGTTCTCGACTAGGGAGGAGGAATGGTTTTGACGGGAACAAAATTGAGTAGTAGAAAAATCGCGAAACTTTGTTTAGTGTCGTAGAAGCTGTGCTAGTGGTAGTGTTGGTTGATTACTGCTGGTCCAGTGGTTTACCAGATCTTTCTACAGTGTAGGCAGCAATACAGTATGCAGACAAAAAATGGTCTGTCCTAAAACATTTCCTCACACAGAATCACCATTTAGTCATTGGCGTGAGTACATGTAGTGTGTATTTCATATTACATTTCCATACATACTCAAGACAGTGCTAGTTTGTGTTGGAGATCTGAAATCACACTTGTTTGATATCAAGAGAAACGTTTTTTCGCCTCGCTTACTGTTCCCTCCCAGTCACTTGACCATAAAGGAGCATTTCCAactttgtatgtgtatgtgtataatatataataGAAGTGAAGAGAAAACATTGCCAAATTTCTGTACAATTGCACAAGCACATAAGGTAAAAAGAGCCTGTGTATCCGTAGTAGTTGGAGATGTAGTcatgaagctgtacatgtaaatgtcacgatgtatgtaattattgttatttttcaataaaaCAGCATGAAAGCAACCAGTAGTTGTGGGCTAGTGGACTTTTTCTAACTCTGGACTTAAAAAAagcttgtgtgtatgtgtgataaGGAGCAACGTATAGACCACCAAGCTATAGATGCTGTGAATGTTTTTAGTACAAATGTCTTTCATTTCTTAGCAGACATCTGAAGGTAAAAACAACTCTCCCAGCTAACTGCTAGCACAAACCAGCTaaatacacctgtccttggtgctgaataccataaacacacctgttgctTAACAGCATACACATataggcaaacacacctgtccttggtgctgaacactccaCGGATTCGATGAAACATGGAGCTAAAGcctaaacaccatccacacaaataGTTAAAcacgcctgtccttggtgctgaacgccatccacacaggttaacacacctaCCCCCGAACACCACACTAGACTGTTTTCTTTCATGTACAGTGTCGGCTCCGTCTGACACTGAAGCATTTTCCTCTAGTTGTTCAAAAACATTAAAACTTAAATAATTTGTTGTCCAATAAAGTTCATTCCATAGGCTACTGTCTCAAGTGCAGTAAATTCTTTTTTATTTACAGAAAACCCATAGACTGTACACAGTGGAAGGTTGCTATGTACAGCTGTTattacagtatgtttttgtatACTCAGAGCTGGGACATTTCTGTCATGCATATATTTGTAGGCAGGGTAGCAGCAGCATACAAACTTGGCCGTAGAACAATATAGTGTCCATTACTGGGTATTAGATGAATAGTGCCAAGTGGCAGCTAAAAATTTTGACAATCTGGAATTACATGTAATATTCTCAGCAATCTCATTCAGTAACAATGTGTATACATGAGCTTCAAAATTTTCATCAGGATTGTAGCTGTAACAGTATAACAAGGTAATCTCTGTTTTAAGAACCCCCAAACTGTTCACTATCACAATACACACCATAGAGTGCAGTACAAAAGGGTAACGTTATGCCAAGGATAGCAGATTGATATTTAACAATTTTCTCTGAATTCTTCCTACCCTTACCATGTTTCATTGGTTGGGATGTCTGCATGGCAGCCACCAGATCCTATCCAAGCTTTTGTTAGAGAAGTATTTGTTTGCATAAGGTGTTTTTGCATGTAAATACAGACATACATGAAGAAAGCTGCAGAACCTTTGTTCTTGCTGTTGAATCACATTATTGCTTGCTTAAAGTAAAACAGAAAGGTACAGTCAAAATCTTCTGAAAACCTGTCAAAATAggcataaaatacatgtacgtgacaATGGGTATGGAGCTACAATGTTTATGTATTCTGCTCAAtcttttgtttcaatgttttcagTTCTAGATTTCATAGCAGATTCTCAGATGTTTTGAAGCCCGCAGTGCAACGCCAAAACAGTCTTCAGTGCTTCAGCAGCGAAAGGTGCTTTACCTGTTACTGATAAACTCTGCAATAATACATAATATAAAACATATGAGATATTCTGGCATCTTTACATAAAGTGGTCTGTTAAATGAAAGGCATGAATACGACATGTTCTGACTTACAATGTATCGTATTGCACTAAATGTACATTACATGGAACTGGAGTCTTTAAAATAATAGATTTATCCTTCTTCATGCTGATGTAACCAATAGAAACTTATTTAGCTACCTCAGAAGGGGGAAAGTTATACAGATGTAGGTAGTAGTAAAGGTCCCATAGCAAGGAGCcaatatacatttgtgtagGCAGTGAGTTGTTATTCATcatgtctagggcacggtattggaagctGGAGCCCATAACTCTCCTCCTAGATCCTACTGCCTTCTACTTCAAAACTCTACggtcaggtacacattttacAACTGTGTggagcagggttctagccagcttccgtcctttgacagaattttgctgctgtgGACGGTCAAAAATTTTGCCCACTCCATCCTGTGGGtcggacaaaaattggcatgtaaagatattaattgaaATAAGCTGAGTCTACTGACAAAATTTGCCCCTGAAAATaaaggaaatggcatttcagacagtctagttttcaaaattttcctgggggagcatGCCTGCCCACCAAATCAAACCTGTGACCTCTCCATCTCTTGTGTATTAGCCTTGCTACTCAGTCATTTAATGacaccttatacatgtacatgtactaaaggGACCATGAACAAAAAGTGAGAGAAGATGtaccaattttgcaaatgacCTTGTGTATTGTAACAGAACATAGTTGCTATTGTTGAACTATACAAACATTGCTAAAAACTGATACACAGATATGAGCGATAAACACATTATGGTacacaaatgacacatgtacctTACTACTTACATACTATTGACAACAGGCTGGAATTTCGGTGAAGTTTTCCTAAGAGTTTGTATCCAAACAGACACTCTTCAAGTGTGAAGGATTGTTTTAGTCAATATGGTACCATTACGCATAAAGTATGTATTCTTGTTTACCTTCAGAACATTATCAGTGTTTTAAGGTTTTAAAGAGAACAGTATGCATGATGAGTGAAAATCAAACAATCTGCAATTGTAGCTGTTCCCTGCAGAGAGCAAAACCTTTTAAAAAGATGATCATCTACTAAGTCTACAAACATCATAGTTACATTGCTATAAAAGGTGATGGAAAATACAAACATGATATCCAGTTCAACAGTGTCAGTCAGCATAAAAAATACACTGGACATGCATACATGCAAGACATGTGCAAAGAAAACAGGCATACGCTCATTCAGATAAAGTCAGCAATTCTGTAAATCAATAATAATCTTTGCAGGCACTGGATTGAGATGCATTGGGCAGTTCAGTGTGGACTTTGCTATGTGACCTCTACCCTCTGCTGGATTGGTTCCCGGCAGATCGGGCATGACTCGATCTGGATCGCACAGGTCATACATAGATCCCTGGTGAACAGAGAAAAAGTCACTGATTAGAATACAAGTGACAAATATCAGTTGACAAAGCTtcccatttatgcaaattagatactaACATTTTGGTAATATGTGCAAAGTTTCAACAGAAAAGATTATTTCTGCAAAAACTTAAACAACTACGAAAACAAGGCCTTTCTTCAACTATTGGCAGCAAAATAAGAGCATTCTGGGGTTGATATACTTCTGTAGAAACTGAAATATTCGCAGTGGTTTCATGACTTGCACAGTGGACTATCGCAAAATCATCACGCTGCAAACATTTGTTGTCTGTGCATGtccctacattttgtactatgaATGTGGCACCTCCTTCCCCCCTCCCAATGTGAAATCAAGTTTATGCAAACTTAAACTTGAAAAGTAACTAAAAGTGTGTAAGATAGAGACTTTGGCCACTGATTAAGTCAATCCTGACCCCTGCTGAATGTTTTGGGTACTGCACCCGTCCCTACCTGTGCCCACATGGCCTGAGTTCTGTGTCCGCCTGGTTGTCGAAGCAGAGATTGCAGCAGTTCTCCTTGAAGCTCAGCTCTCGGAGCAGGGCCAGCTTCTTGTGCCTACAGGACGGAACAGATGCGACTGGTTAATATTACAGGCATGTAGCAATTCAGACTCGCACAGTCAACTCTACAACTTCAACTCTGACTTTCCACAGCTTACTGCATTGCTAGCAAGGCAGTCTCttgctttgttttttttctttcccacTTATTGTTAAGAGCCCatcttgtaagttgtaaatcTATCTTTTTTTGACAGATagtgtgaaatttttgtccgtcctaacaagcaaatttccgtgcTAGGATGAAAGGACGggtcctagagacagccctgataaATAGACGCAAACATGACCAGATATCGCGCCGACCTTGGTAAGATGACCTTGTCTTATTGATTTCATGGCTTGAAGTACCAATTTTTTACAGAGGGGGGGAAATTTCCAgagcaaatttccgtcctggGATAGAAGGATGGGtactggagacagccctgatagACACAAAAATGATATGACCAGATATCACTCCAACCTTGGTAAGATGACCTTGTCCTCG includes:
- the LOC118417968 gene encoding protein CBFA2T1-like isoform X5; this translates as MRLYPWALGSDFSHSTKLQCPLKLPQLSRASSQGVIIHPDCYQMAEESQSEPSMPDSPDSNSKSQTSTSPGAMPLSNAQAQGIRAVPGTSAAAPPVNGMHSPSSVNGAPSPPNGVSTSSSQQQLPPACGARQLSKLKRFLTTLQQFGSDISPEIGERVRGLVMGLVNSQLSIEEFHQKLQEATNFPLRPFVIPFLKANLPLLQRELLHCARMAKQTPAQYLSQNEHILLNTDTSPVDSSDIIMDVNENGKRRTPDSHSYRPKENGVEPMDDPRHPAKRHCTVSPGQHRVSPGTSAPHPTLHGHHPLPPPHHQGEGYMRDMPHHPRESRDHRDPRDPRDIRSGSGSGQQSNRDHDREHFEGRYPVHPRLPYDPREYERGSHRMYDSHHPNGSWEDEWKHVEQMLHCVAGMVDKTLRAIASLRHRSVQEREEMLMWSRRCAEGADHEMKKRAGEMMAHTIRQTEDRVSEVKRRAEMYQAQMARTFPFYNRPRPEEAVNEVKRQAVIELQKAVAAAEQKASELVAAERAKMERAVADARRQAQDEANQQQESSSENCWNCGRKASETCSGCNVARYCGSFCQHKDWENHHRICGTQALQQQAAAGTDAAAATTSATTPPTVASPVESVKSVTTTTSRSGSPVEKAEAR
- the LOC118417968 gene encoding protein CBFA2T1-like isoform X12; this encodes MPDSPDSNSKSQTSTSPGAMPLSNAQAQGIRAVPGTSAAAPPVNGMHSPSSVNGAPSPPNGVSTSSSQQQLPPACGARQLSKLKRFLTTLQQFGSDISPEIGERVRGLVMGLVNSQLSIEEFHQKLQEATNFPLRPFVIPFLKANLPLLQRELLHCARMAKQTPAQYLSQNEHILLNTDTSPVDSSDIIMDVNENGKRRTPDSHSYRPKENGVEPMDDPRHPAKRHCTVSPGQHRVSPGTSAPHPTLHGHHPLPPPHHQGEGYMRDMPHHPRESRDHRDPRDPRDIRSGSGSGQQSNRDHDREHFEGRYPVHPRLPYDPREYERGSHRMYDSHHPNGSWEDEWKHVEQMLHCVAGMVDKTLRAIASLRHRSVQEREEMLMWSRRCAEGADHEMKKRAGEMMAHTIRQTEDRVSEVKRRAEMYQAQMARTFPFYNRPRPEEAVNEVKRQAVIELQKAVAAAEQKASELVAAERAKMERAVADARRQAQDEANQQQESSSENCWNCGRKASETCSGCNVARYCGSFCQHKDWENHHRICGTQALQQQAAAGTDAAAATTSATTPPTVASPVESVKSVTTTTSRSGSPVEKAEAR
- the LOC118417968 gene encoding protein CBFA2T1-like isoform X11; this translates as MGKMQKTSPASGSCSTSTDVQEDRKPITLMKLMNSHPHRYQGVFSFEFTNKFELKSQSEPSMPDSPDSNSKSQTSTSPGAMPLSNAQAQGIRAVPGTSAAAPPVNGMHSPSSVNGAPSPPNGVSTSSSQQQLPPACGARQLSKLKRFLTTLQQFGSDISPEIGERVRGLVMGLVNSQLSIEEFHQKLQEATNFPLRPFVIPFLKANLPLLQRELLHCARMAKQTPAQYLSQNEHILLNTDTSPVDSSDIIMDVNENGKRRTPDSHSYRPKENGVEPMDDPRHPAKRHCTVSPGQHRVSPGTSAPHPTLHGHHPLPPPHHQGEGYMRDMPHHPRESRDHRDPRDPRDIRSGSGSGQQSNRDHDREHFEGRYPVHPRLPYDPREYERGSHRMYDSHHPNGSWEDEWKHVEQMLHCVAGMVDKTLRAIASLRHRSVQEREEMLMWSRRCAEGADHEMKKRAGEMMAHTIRQTEDRVSEVKRRAEEAVNEVKRQAVIELQKAVAAAEQKNCWNCGRKASETCSGCNVARYCGSFCQHKDWENHHRICGTQALQQQAAAGTDAAAATTSATTPPTVASPVESVKSVTTTTSRSGSPVEKAEAR
- the LOC118417968 gene encoding protein CBFA2T1-like isoform X13 codes for the protein MPDSPDSNSKSQTSTSPGAMPLSNAQAQGIRAVPAPPVNGMHSPSSVNGAPSPPNGVSTSSSQQQLPPACGARQLSKLKRFLTTLQQFGSDISPEIGERVRGLVMGLVNSQLSIEEFHQKLQEATNFPLRPFVIPFLKANLPLLQRELLHCARMAKQTPAQYLSQNEHILLNTDTSPVDSSDIIMDVNENGKRRTPDSHSYRPKENGVEPMDDPRHPAKRHCTVSPGQHRVSPGTSAPHPTLHGHHPLPPPHHQGEGYMRDMPHHPRESRDHRDPRDPRDIRSGSGSGQQSNRDHDREHFEGRYPVHPRLPYDPREYERGSHRMYDSHHPNGSWEDEWKHVEQMLHCVAGMVDKTLRAIASLRHRSVQEREEMLMWSRRCAEGADHEMKKRAGEMMAHTIRQTEDRVSEVKRRAEMYQAQMARTFPFYNRPRPEEAVNEVKRQAVIELQKAVAAAEQKASELVAAERAKMERAVADARRQAQDEANQQQESSSENCWNCGRKASETCSGCNVARYCGSFCQHKDWENHHRICGTQALQQQAAAGTDAAAATTSATTPPTVASPVESVKSVTTTTSRSGSPVEKAEAR